The Deltaproteobacteria bacterium genome contains a region encoding:
- a CDS encoding ComF family protein, with protein sequence MLGRWLRVCLDVVFPAACEACGAALALGHPTCLCPRCVAAVARAEGALCERCGAPVGNESPCAACRGRPPAFMSARAAGWYVAGGPLAAAVQGLKYRRRRNLADALGALLAERYPFAADAVLVPVPLHPARLRVRGFNQALLLARALGRRLDLPIAPRVLVRRRATRAQPGLDAAARRHNLREAFRVRAPGTVAGRRVVLVDDVLTTGATADACARALLAAGVVRVDVYTVGRAP encoded by the coding sequence GTGCTGGGTCGCTGGCTCCGGGTCTGCCTCGACGTCGTCTTCCCTGCCGCCTGCGAAGCGTGCGGTGCGGCACTCGCGCTCGGCCACCCCACCTGTCTCTGCCCGCGGTGCGTCGCCGCCGTCGCGCGCGCCGAGGGTGCGCTCTGCGAGCGCTGCGGTGCGCCGGTGGGGAACGAGTCGCCATGCGCGGCGTGTCGCGGCCGGCCGCCGGCCTTCATGAGCGCCCGCGCAGCGGGCTGGTACGTGGCGGGCGGCCCGCTGGCGGCTGCCGTCCAGGGCCTCAAGTACCGCCGCCGACGGAACCTCGCCGATGCGCTGGGCGCGCTGCTCGCCGAGCGCTACCCGTTCGCCGCCGACGCGGTGCTCGTGCCGGTGCCACTGCATCCCGCGCGCCTGCGGGTACGAGGCTTCAACCAGGCGCTCCTGCTCGCTCGTGCCCTCGGCCGCCGCTTGGACCTGCCGATCGCGCCTCGCGTCCTGGTCCGCCGCCGGGCCACACGCGCGCAGCCGGGACTCGACGCGGCCGCGCGGCGGCACAACCTTCGCGAGGCCTTTCGGGTGCGCGCGCCGGGCACCGTCGCAGGACGGCGGGTCGTGCTCGTCGACGACGTGCTCACCACGGGGGCTACGGCCGATGCCTGCGCTCGGGCGCTGCTGGCGGCGGGGGTCGTCCGCGTCGACGTCTACACGGTCGGCCGCGCACCGTGA
- a CDS encoding transcription elongation factor GreA, whose translation MELPVLARLKKELAELKHELTFRLPKELEAARAHGDLSENAEYEAAKARQDFVRSRIAQLEGRIRELSMYNIASIPHDVVAYGSRVTVEDVEAGESTAYEIVFPEEVDAAKGQISLSSPLGRALMNKAVGDEVEVQTPRGKRSYQIVELVTFHDLQGERGSGGR comes from the coding sequence ATGGAACTACCCGTTCTCGCTCGGCTCAAGAAGGAGCTGGCGGAGCTGAAGCACGAGCTCACCTTCCGGTTGCCGAAGGAGCTCGAGGCGGCGCGCGCGCACGGTGATCTGTCCGAGAACGCCGAGTACGAGGCGGCCAAGGCCCGTCAGGACTTCGTGCGCTCCCGCATCGCCCAGCTCGAGGGACGCATCCGCGAGCTCTCGATGTACAACATCGCCTCGATCCCACACGACGTCGTGGCCTACGGCAGCCGCGTGACTGTCGAGGACGTCGAGGCCGGGGAGTCGACCGCCTACGAGATCGTGTTTCCCGAGGAGGTCGACGCCGCGAAGGGTCAGATCTCGCTCTCCTCGCCGCTCGGCCGGGCCCTCATGAACAAGGCGGTGGGCGACGAGGTCGAGGTGCAGACCCCGCGCGGCAAGCGCAGCTACCAGATCGTCGAACTCGTCACGTTCCACGACCTGCAGGGCGAGCGCGGCTCGGGCGGCCGCTAG
- a CDS encoding galactose-1-phosphate uridylyltransferase, with amino-acid sequence MSELRRDPILRRWVIMAPERAAELVPRRGEPPAPRRDIAGPCPFCPGSEALNPAEIAVVRDGPGWAVRVTPDKKPLLHIEGELGRRAAGMFDLMNAIGAHELVTDVPAHTPAWADFPVPQMVRLLGVYRDRTRDLRRDPRFRFVLVLKNHGAVWSRYGHSHSHVVATPFTPKRIEEEIAGAREYHRMRERCVFCDQITEELRAEGRVVARNADFVTFAPFASEHPYETWVVPLEHAADFGTLSDGALGSLAELLVDTLARLRAALADPPYSVALHAGPLDGGAQAEFHWHWEIVPHLGHELGMEWATGIFSNPVSPEEAARQLRTRG; translated from the coding sequence ATGTCCGAGTTGCGCCGCGACCCCATCCTCCGTCGCTGGGTGATCATGGCCCCGGAGCGCGCGGCGGAACTCGTGCCGCGCCGGGGGGAGCCGCCGGCGCCGCGCCGCGACATCGCGGGACCCTGCCCGTTCTGCCCGGGCAGCGAGGCGCTCAACCCCGCGGAGATCGCGGTGGTGCGGGACGGCCCGGGCTGGGCCGTGCGCGTGACGCCCGACAAGAAGCCGCTGCTGCATATCGAGGGCGAGCTCGGCCGCCGGGCGGCAGGCATGTTCGACCTCATGAACGCCATCGGCGCCCACGAGCTCGTGACCGACGTGCCCGCCCACACGCCCGCCTGGGCCGACTTCCCCGTGCCGCAGATGGTCCGCCTCCTCGGGGTCTACCGCGACCGCACCCGCGACCTGCGCCGCGACCCTCGTTTCCGCTTCGTGCTGGTGCTGAAGAACCACGGTGCCGTCTGGAGCCGGTACGGCCACTCGCACTCCCACGTCGTCGCGACGCCCTTCACGCCGAAGCGCATCGAGGAGGAGATCGCGGGCGCGCGCGAGTACCATCGGATGCGCGAGCGGTGCGTGTTCTGCGACCAGATCACCGAGGAGCTCCGCGCCGAGGGGCGGGTGGTGGCGCGGAACGCCGATTTCGTCACCTTCGCTCCGTTTGCGTCCGAGCATCCGTACGAGACCTGGGTCGTGCCTCTCGAGCACGCCGCCGACTTCGGGACCCTCTCCGACGGCGCGCTCGGCTCGCTCGCCGAGCTCCTGGTCGACACGCTCGCGCGACTGCGGGCCGCGCTCGCCGATCCGCCCTACAGCGTGGCGCTCCACGCCGGCCCGCTCGACGGCGGGGCGCAGGCGGAGTTCCACTGGCACTGGGAGATCGTGCCGCACCTCGGCCACGAGCTCGGCATGGAGTGGGCGACCGGCATCTTCTCGAACCCCGTGTCGCCCGAGGAGGCCGCGCGCCAGCTGCGCACGCGCGGCTAG